GGTGACCGCGCCGCTGCTGCGGACCCCGGTGCGGGTGATCACCGGTGGGGGGACCGGGCCCGGGCTGATTCCGGTGCTGAAGGACACCGGGTTGGCGATGCTGGCCTGGTCGGTGCTTGCTTGTGTGGGGTTGGCGGTTTCGTAGCCGCTACGCGGGTGTTGAGGGCGCCGGGCTTCGCTTCGCTACGCCCGGATCTGCCCCTCCCGAACCCGATCTTTCAGTGTTCGGTTGCCGAGACACCGCGTCAAGGCGGGAAAGCGTGCCTTGACCCGGTGGCTCGGCAACCGATTTGGCTGGGGATCGGGTTGCGGGAGAGGGGTGGTTCGGGGGTTTGGTTGCGTTTCGTTGCCGGGTGGCTGTTAGGTCGTCCACTTGCCGGTGGCTAGGAAACGTTCCATGCGTTGGGTGTGTGGGGTTAGGTCGAAGCCTTGTTCGGCGATCCAGCTGTCGTTGTAGTAGGTGTGGGCGTAGCGTTCGCCGCCGTCGCAGATGAGGGTTACCACGCTGCCCACCTGGCCCGCTTCGAGCATGCCCGCGATGATCTCGAACGCAGCGTACAGCGCGGTGCCCGTCGAGCCGCCCGCCCAGTGGCCGGTGCGCTCCCGCAGCAACCTGATCGCCGCCATGGACGCGGCGTCCGGGACCTGGATCATGTGGTCGATGACCGTCGGCACGAACGACGGCTCCACCCGCGGCCGTCCGATGCCTTCGATCCGTGACGGCATGCCCGTGGTGTAGTCCATCGCGCCGGTCTGCCACGCGCCGTAGAACGACGAGTTCTCCGGGTCGGCCACCGCGATCTTCGTGGTGTGCCGCCGGTAGCGCACGTACCGGCCGAACGTCGCGCTCGTCCCGCCGGTGCCCGCGCCCACCACGATCCACGACGGCACCGGATGCCGTTCGGCGCGCATCTGGGCGAACACCGACTCCGCGATGTTGTTGTTGCCGCGCCAGTCCGTCGCCCGCTCGGCGTAGGTGAACTGATCGAGATAATGCCCGCCGCACTCGGCGGCCAGCCGCTCGGCCTCGCTGTACATCGCGGACGGCACGTCCACGAAGTGGCACCGGCCGCCGTAGAACTCGATCAGCTCGATCTTCTCCTGGCTGGTCCTCCGCGGCACCACCGTCACGAAGTCCAGCCCGAGCATCCGCGCGAAGTACGCCTCGCTCACCGCGGTCGAGCCGCTGGACGCCTCGATCAACGTCGTTTCCGGGCCGATCTGCCCGTTGACCAGCGCATAGAGCAACAGGGACCGGGCCAGCCGGTGCTTGAGCGAGCCGGTCGGGTGCACCGACTCGTCCTTCAGGTAGAGGTCCACGCCCCACTCGGGCGGCAGCGGGAAGCAGTGCAGGTGGGTGTCGGCGCTGCGGTTGGCGTCGGCCTCGATGAGGCGGATCGCCTCGCGCACCCACGCCCTATTCGTCGGCGGCATCCTCGCCCCGCAACTGGGCCCGCAGCTTCGCCCGCTCCCGCGCCCGGTGCTCGTTGCGCGCCGCGAGGCCGGCGGTCACCCGCGCGTTCAGCTTGCGGAACACGAGCAACCCGACCGGCAGGCCGACCACCACACCGACGGCGACGGCCACCAGCAGCGGCACCTTCACCAGGACGAGCACGGCCGCCACGACGACGATCAGCCCGAACCGCGCGAGCAGGTAAAGCGTCAGGTCACGGCCCAGATGAGTACGGGTCTCGCTCACGTTTGACGAGCCTACGCGCCGGTCGGCGGCGGGTCTTCCAGCACCGTGTTGTTCGGCCTGCCCTCGAACCGCGTGGACAGCACCACCGTGGTCCGCGTGCGCGCCACCCCGGCGATCCGGCGCAACCGGCCCAGCGTGTGCTCCAGGTCGTCGACCGTCGGCACCCGCACCTTCACCACGAACGCCTCGTCCCCGGCGACCGCGTAGCAGCTCTCGACCTCGGGCAGCGCGCCCAGCTCCTCGGCCACGTCGTTGTCCTCGGCCGTGTCGGTCGGCTGGATGCCGACCAGCGCCGTCACCCCGAGACCGACCGTGCTCGGGTTCACGGTCGCGTGGTACCCGGTGATCACCCCGGCCGCCTCCAGCTTGCCGACGCGCTCGTGCACGGACGACGCGGACAGCCCCACGGTTCTGCCCAGCTCCGCGTACGTGGCACGGCCGTTCAGGCGCAGCGCGGCGATGATCTTGCGGTCCAGGGCATCCACGCGGACCAGCCTAGGCGGCCGTTACCCACGGCCAGCGACCGCTGCCCGCACAGTTGCTTAGCGTCCACAAGCTGGGCGTTTTGTCCATTACTTACCCTTTACTGTTCGACAACCGTTCGAGTACCTGGCGGGTGAGATGCCACGATTGCCGTGTTGATCGAACCGGGGCTTCGACCTCCGGTTTAGCAGTTTGGTCGTGAAGGAGGCGGAAAATGACCGCTAGCACGGGAGGGCGCCTGCTGACGCCCGGCGAAGTCGCCGCGTTGTTCCGGGTGGACCCGAAGACCGTGACCCGGTGGGCGACCGCGGGCCGCATCGGCTCGATCCGCACCCCGGGTGGGCACCGGCGGTTCCGGGAGTCCGAGGTCAACGCCCTGCTGGCCGAGCTCACCACGGACGCGAGCGAGCCCGCGCGTATCTGAGCAGGTGGCGAGAACCCCGCGGACCGGCCCGGCCGGACCCGCGGGGCCCGAGCGCGTCAACCGGAACTCACGCCGGAGGGGTTACCCTCGGTGGAGCAGTTCCGCGCCAACGCACTCGGAAGGGAGCGGGGATGATCTACCTGCTCGCAGCGATCGGAGCGCTCACCATCGCTGTCCTGTTGTGGCGAGCCTTC
The window above is part of the Amycolatopsis thermoflava N1165 genome. Proteins encoded here:
- a CDS encoding BldC family transcriptional regulator, which produces MTASTGGRLLTPGEVAALFRVDPKTVTRWATAGRIGSIRTPGGHRRFRESEVNALLAELTTDASEPARI
- a CDS encoding DUF4229 domain-containing protein, giving the protein MSETRTHLGRDLTLYLLARFGLIVVVAAVLVLVKVPLLVAVAVGVVVGLPVGLLVFRKLNARVTAGLAARNEHRARERAKLRAQLRGEDAADE
- a CDS encoding PLP-dependent cysteine synthase family protein; the protein is MPPTNRAWVREAIRLIEADANRSADTHLHCFPLPPEWGVDLYLKDESVHPTGSLKHRLARSLLLYALVNGQIGPETTLIEASSGSTAVSEAYFARMLGLDFVTVVPRRTSQEKIELIEFYGGRCHFVDVPSAMYSEAERLAAECGGHYLDQFTYAERATDWRGNNNIAESVFAQMRAERHPVPSWIVVGAGTGGTSATFGRYVRYRRHTTKIAVADPENSSFYGAWQTGAMDYTTGMPSRIEGIGRPRVEPSFVPTVIDHMIQVPDAASMAAIRLLRERTGHWAGGSTGTALYAAFEIIAGMLEAGQVGSVVTLICDGGERYAHTYYNDSWIAEQGFDLTPHTQRMERFLATGKWTT
- a CDS encoding Lrp/AsnC family transcriptional regulator, which translates into the protein MDALDRKIIAALRLNGRATYAELGRTVGLSASSVHERVGKLEAAGVITGYHATVNPSTVGLGVTALVGIQPTDTAEDNDVAEELGALPEVESCYAVAGDEAFVVKVRVPTVDDLEHTLGRLRRIAGVARTRTTVVLSTRFEGRPNNTVLEDPPPTGA